A genomic segment from Bradyrhizobium sp. CB1015 encodes:
- a CDS encoding epoxide hydrolase family protein, with the protein MRAQPVSELINTDRRQLILTAAMGIAAAAASSVLSTPPATAATSDEIRPFRINIPEDALIDLRSRINATRWPEQETVADESQGVQLAILRDLARYWGTDYDWRKIEARLNALPQFITEIDGLDIHFIHVRSKHEDALPLIVTHGWPGSIIEQLKIIDPLTNPTAYGASASDAFHVVIPSVPGYGFSGKPTTSGWGPARVARAWVELMKRLGYTRFVAQGGDIGALISNAMAKQAPWELLGIHTNFPGTIPPEITKALQSGEMPPGLSADEQRAFDQVKDFRAQHFAYAAMMATRPQTLYGLADSPVGLAAWILDHGDGDAQPAAAITSAVLGRTINGHSAGDVTRDDVLDDITLYWLTNTAISAARFYWENKGMSALNAVDISIPAAVSVFPGEIYQAPRSWTERAYHKLIHYNKVDQGGHFAAWEQPKLFSEEIRTGFRSLRKSI; encoded by the coding sequence ATGCGTGCGCAACCAGTTTCCGAACTCATCAACACGGACCGACGCCAGCTCATCCTTACCGCCGCGATGGGAATTGCCGCGGCGGCGGCCTCAAGTGTTCTTTCCACACCCCCGGCGACGGCGGCCACAAGCGACGAAATCCGGCCTTTTCGGATCAATATTCCGGAAGACGCTCTGATCGATCTGCGGAGCCGCATAAACGCGACGAGGTGGCCGGAACAGGAGACCGTCGCCGACGAGTCGCAGGGCGTACAGCTTGCGATCCTTCGGGACCTCGCGCGCTACTGGGGGACGGATTACGACTGGCGCAAGATCGAGGCAAGGCTGAACGCCCTGCCGCAGTTCATCACCGAGATCGATGGGCTGGACATTCACTTCATCCACGTTCGCTCGAAGCACGAAGATGCGCTGCCGCTCATCGTCACGCATGGATGGCCGGGCTCGATCATCGAGCAGTTGAAGATCATCGATCCCCTCACCAATCCCACGGCATACGGCGCGAGCGCATCGGACGCTTTCCATGTCGTGATCCCGTCCGTTCCCGGCTACGGGTTTTCGGGCAAACCGACCACCAGCGGCTGGGGCCCCGCCCGCGTCGCGCGCGCCTGGGTCGAGCTGATGAAGCGCCTCGGCTACACGCGCTTTGTCGCGCAAGGCGGGGACATCGGTGCTCTCATTTCCAATGCGATGGCCAAACAGGCGCCGTGGGAACTGCTGGGAATCCACACCAACTTCCCCGGCACGATTCCACCGGAGATCACCAAGGCGTTGCAGAGCGGTGAGATGCCACCCGGTCTCTCAGCCGACGAGCAACGCGCCTTCGACCAGGTGAAGGATTTTCGCGCCCAGCATTTTGCCTACGCCGCAATGATGGCGACGCGGCCGCAGACGCTCTATGGCTTGGCGGATTCGCCGGTCGGCCTCGCCGCCTGGATTCTCGACCACGGTGACGGTGATGCGCAGCCGGCAGCGGCGATCACTTCGGCCGTGCTCGGACGCACCATCAATGGGCACTCCGCAGGCGACGTCACGCGCGACGACGTCCTCGACGACATCACACTCTACTGGCTGACGAACACCGCGATCTCGGCTGCCCGCTTCTACTGGGAAAACAAGGGAATGAGCGCACTGAACGCGGTCGACATCTCGATTCCCGCTGCCGTGAGCGTCTTTCCAGGCGAAATCTACCAGGCTCCGCGCAGTTGGACCGAGCGCGCCTATCACAAGCTCATTCACTACAACAAGGTCGACCAGGGCGGGCACTTTGCAGCCTGGGAACAACCGAAACTTTTTTCGGAAGAGATCCGCACAGGCTTCCGGTCGCTGCGAAAATCGATCTGA
- a CDS encoding VOC family protein, with protein MSAPNANETTQAPTIDMKLEVVVIPVSDVDRAKKFYANLGWRLDADFAGPDDYRVIQFTPPGSPSSVIFGKNVTAAAPGSAKGLYLIVSDIEAARDDLRGRGVEVSEVFHAEGDVHTGPDEPYLFGRRRIAGLDPARASYRSYVSFNDPDGNGWLFQEITTRLPGRVEAAGTTFTSSSELASALRRAAAAHGEHEKRNGGQYDANWPDWYADYIAREQAGQPLPA; from the coding sequence ATGTCTGCCCCCAATGCAAACGAGACCACCCAAGCGCCAACGATCGATATGAAGCTCGAGGTCGTCGTCATCCCTGTTTCCGACGTCGATCGCGCCAAGAAGTTCTATGCGAACCTCGGATGGAGGCTCGATGCCGATTTCGCGGGGCCTGACGACTACCGCGTCATCCAGTTCACACCGCCCGGCTCCCCCTCCTCGGTCATCTTCGGCAAGAACGTGACCGCGGCAGCACCCGGCTCCGCCAAGGGTCTGTACCTGATCGTCTCCGACATTGAAGCCGCGCGAGACGATCTGCGCGGTCGCGGTGTCGAGGTCAGCGAGGTCTTCCACGCTGAAGGCGACGTGCACACCGGACCCGACGAGCCTTATCTGTTCGGGCGCCGTCGGATTGCCGGTCTGGATCCCGCGCGCGCCAGCTATCGCTCGTACGTCTCGTTCAACGATCCCGACGGCAACGGCTGGCTGTTCCAGGAGATCACCACGCGATTGCCGGGACGCGTAGAGGCAGCAGGCACAACATTCACCTCTTCCTCCGAGCTCGCGAGCGCGCTCCGACGTGCGGCTGCGGCACACGGTGAGCACGAGAAGCGGAACGGCGGTCAGTACGATGCGAACTGGCCGGACTGGTACGCCGACTACATCGCCCGCGAGCAGGCCGGCCAGCCGCTGCCGGCTTGA
- a CDS encoding MarR family winged helix-turn-helix transcriptional regulator, whose amino-acid sequence MTDQKPQPAEGDRRLDDFLCFAIYSANLAYGRAYKPGLDELGLTYPQWIAIVALWEQDDQTVSELGDKMFLESNTLTPILKKLEAMGYLRRQRDPADERQVRISLTDAGRRLREKGMHMNLVKSSGLKPDEFARLQKSVVRLRDNLIKAMEEE is encoded by the coding sequence ATGACCGATCAGAAACCGCAACCGGCCGAGGGCGACCGGCGCCTCGACGATTTCCTGTGCTTCGCGATCTATTCGGCCAACCTCGCCTACGGACGAGCCTACAAGCCGGGCCTCGATGAACTCGGCCTAACCTACCCGCAGTGGATCGCGATCGTGGCGCTGTGGGAGCAGGACGACCAAACCGTAAGCGAGCTCGGCGACAAGATGTTCCTGGAATCCAACACCCTGACGCCGATCCTCAAAAAACTCGAGGCGATGGGCTATTTGCGCCGCCAGCGCGATCCCGCCGACGAGCGGCAGGTGCGCATCAGTCTCACCGACGCCGGCCGACGCCTCCGCGAGAAAGGCATGCACATGAATCTCGTGAAGTCGAGCGGACTCAAGCCGGATGAGTTCGCGCGGCTGCAGAAAAGCGTCGTCAGGCTCCGCGACAATTTAATCAAGGCGATGGAGGAGGAGTGA
- a CDS encoding hybrid sensor histidine kinase/response regulator, with translation MWQGPDAVDQLRREAAKLRKINAALMSRVERSMDQQLNAFSLFETAIALDHKVRDRTHQLREALHSVERANEGLYRAKQQAEAASSLKSSVLISVTHDLLQPLNAARLTLSALTEMMESQEAGVLIDQANRSLVMLEDLLRSLLEIAKLDAGALKPDVRAIALAPLFEQLRNEFEPVTARQGLSLRIRTSKRAVMSDAMMLRRILQNLLANAIRYTRSGGVVMGCRPRGGQICVQVSDTGPGIAQAQQEAIFREFQRGDATAADQAGFGLGLSIVRRFASELGHEVRLSSQLGRGSTFTLELQPADLAEVADEAQEVEPAARHYDYSGLEGAKILLIENDPNGSEAMAALLEGWGCDVATTRSGADALVRLNELGGAPDVVIADLHLDHGESGLSAITDVREHLKLDTPAMIITADYSEQAAKQASLQGLEVLKKPIKPAEMRALLSFLLS, from the coding sequence ATGTGGCAGGGCCCCGATGCGGTCGACCAGCTCAGGCGCGAGGCCGCCAAGCTGAGGAAGATCAATGCCGCGCTGATGTCGCGCGTCGAGCGCTCGATGGACCAGCAGCTCAACGCCTTTTCATTGTTCGAAACCGCCATCGCGCTCGACCACAAGGTTCGCGACCGGACGCACCAATTGCGCGAGGCGCTGCATTCTGTCGAGCGCGCCAATGAGGGTCTCTACCGCGCCAAGCAGCAGGCGGAGGCGGCAAGCTCGCTGAAATCCTCGGTGCTGATCTCGGTCACCCACGATCTGTTGCAGCCGCTCAACGCGGCGCGCCTGACCCTCTCCGCGCTGACGGAGATGATGGAATCGCAGGAAGCGGGCGTGCTGATCGACCAGGCCAACCGCTCGCTGGTGATGCTGGAGGACCTGCTGCGCTCGCTGCTGGAGATCGCCAAGCTCGACGCCGGCGCACTCAAGCCCGACGTCCGCGCGATCGCGCTGGCGCCCCTGTTCGAGCAGCTCCGCAACGAATTCGAGCCGGTCACCGCGCGGCAAGGCCTGTCCTTGCGTATCCGCACCTCAAAGCGGGCGGTGATGTCGGATGCGATGATGTTGCGGCGGATCCTCCAGAACCTGCTCGCCAATGCCATTCGCTACACCCGCAGCGGCGGCGTCGTGATGGGATGCCGGCCGCGCGGCGGCCAGATCTGCGTCCAGGTCTCCGACACCGGCCCCGGCATCGCACAGGCGCAGCAGGAGGCGATCTTCCGCGAATTCCAGCGCGGCGACGCCACCGCGGCCGACCAGGCCGGCTTCGGGCTCGGCCTCTCCATCGTCCGTCGCTTCGCCAGCGAGCTCGGGCACGAGGTGCGGCTGTCGTCGCAGCTCGGCAGGGGATCGACCTTCACCCTGGAGCTGCAGCCGGCCGACCTCGCTGAGGTCGCCGACGAGGCGCAGGAGGTCGAGCCCGCCGCGCGTCACTACGATTACAGCGGGCTCGAAGGCGCCAAGATCCTGCTGATCGAGAACGATCCGAACGGCTCGGAGGCGATGGCCGCGCTGCTGGAGGGATGGGGCTGCGACGTCGCGACCACGCGATCGGGCGCGGACGCGCTCGTGCGCCTCAACGAGCTCGGCGGCGCGCCCGATGTCGTGATCGCCGACCTCCATCTCGATCACGGCGAGAGCGGCCTGTCGGCCATCACCGACGTGCGGGAGCATTTGAAGCTCGACACGCCCGCCATGATCATCACCGCAGACTATTCCGAGCAGGCGGCCAAGCAGGCGAGCCTCCAGGGCCTCGAAGTGCTGAAGAAGCCGATCAAGCCCGCCGAGATGCGGGCGCTGCTGTCGTTCCTGTTGAGCTGA